GCCCTCGGCGCGCTGTGCGGCGCCCTCGGTCTCCATCTTCTTGTCGCCCACCGCGGCGCCGACGTTCTCCTTGATGGCGCCACCGGCCTGCTTCAGGGAACCCTCGACGCGGTCCTTATCGATCGCCATGGCGTTGTCTCCTTGCCGTGTTGCTGTGGGTTAAGAACGTGGACGATCGGGCGCGGTTGCCCCCTGCCCCGGCGCGGCGGATGACGGATTGCAACGGAGCGGCGAGATGTGCGGGCGGTACTTTCTCCAGCGGGATCCGGCGAAGCTGGAGACCTACTTCGAGGTGCCGGAGACGAGTGCGCGGCCGAACTTCGCGCCGAACTGGAACATGGCGCCGACGCAGGACGGCGTGGTGCTGCGGCGGAACCCGGAGACGGGGCAGCGGCAGATGGATTTGCTGCGCTGGGGGTTGGTGCCGCGCTGGGCGAAGGATGCGAAGGACGGGGCGCGGCTGATCAACGCGCGAGCGGAGGGGGTGGCGGAGAAGCCCTCCTTCCGGGACGCCCTGGCGAAGCGGCGCTGCCTGGTGCCGGCGGACGGGTTCTACGAGTGGCTGTCGCCGAAGGAGGCCGGGGCGAAGGGGACGCGCGACCCGAAGCAGCCCTTCGCGGTGGCGCTGGCGAGCGGGGAGCCGATGGCGCTGGCGGGGATCTGGGAGGGGTGGAAGGACCCGGAGGGGCACTGGCTGCGGACCTACTCCATCATCACGACGGAGGCGAACCCGAAGCAGGCGCCGCTGCATCACCGGATGCCCGTGATCCTGCCGCGGGAGGCTTGGCCGGCCTGGCTGGGGGAGCGGGAGGCGCCCCCGGAGGAGCTGCTGGGGATGCTGCGCCCTTGCCCGCCGGAGTGGCTGGCCTGCTGGCCGGTGGATAGGCGGGCGAACAAGGTGTCCGAGAACGATGCGGGGCTGATCGTGCGGGATCCGTCCCTGCCGGCACCGCCGGGGCTGGACGACCCCTCGCCCTACGCGGCGTGACAGGGCTCGGGGGGGGGGGGGGGGGGGGGGGGGCGCGCGGAGGCTAGGGATGCCCGGGTTGTCGCGGCTCCGGGCCCTGCCCTGGCCACGGGGATGGCGGGGCGCGGCCGTGCCCGCGGGGGCACGGCCGCGCCCATCGGGATCAGCGGCGCCGCTGATCCGTGCTGGAGGGGAGCGGGCCGCCGCGCATGGGCTCCGTGCCGATCTCCGGCGTGGTGGTGCTCCGGTTGATGGCACCGCTGCTGCCGGAGGACAGCGGGGCGCCGCGCATCGGCTCCGTCGTGACCGACGGGGCCGTGCCGGAGACGGGCTGCTGGGTGCCGGCGGGCAGCGGGGCGCCGCGCATCGGCTCCGTCATCGGGGCGGGCGGCGGGACGGAGTCCGCGCAGGCGACGAGGGTGGCGATCGACGCGACGGCCGCGACGCGCAGGAAGGCGCTTGAGTAGTTCATCGGGAGGCTTCCCCAAGGTTAACAGCGCCGACTCGATCGTGGGCGCTCGGGGGGAGCCTAGCCGAAGTGCGGCGGGGTTCCCCTAAATTCGGGCGTGGCCGGACCGCTTAATTCACAATCTTTAATGATTTCAGCTGCCCCGGTAGGTCGAGTAGGACCAGGGCGAGAGGAGAAGGGGCACGTGGTAATGCCCCTGCCCTTCGCGGAGCCCGACACTCAGCACCACGGTGCCGAGGTAGCCGGGGTCGTCTCCCCGGGCGGCGAAGTAGGGGCCGGCCTCGAAGCGCAGCTCGTAGCGGCCGGGGGCGAAGGTGCCGGGGGTGAGGAGTGGGGCGTCGGTGCGGCCGTCGGCATTGGTGGCCGTGCGGGCCAGGCGGCGGGGCTCGGGGTCCATGCGCCAGAGCTCGACCGCCATGCCCTCGGCGGGGATGCCGGCGGCGGTGTCGAGGACGTGGGTGGTCAGGGCGGAGGGCTTCATCTCCGTCACTCCGCGACCAGGGAGGGGGGCGGGAGTTCCTGCGGGATCTCGCCCGTCAGCTCGGGCTCGTCATAGTCGAGGAGGCTCCGGAGGTGGAGGTCGGCGTCCTCCTGCCAGAGGCGGCGGCAGATGCCGTCCACGAGGCGCGGGGTGCCGTACTTCATGCCGGAGATGCTGGCGCCCGAGAGGCCCATGGAGGCGGTGGAGCCGTAGTTGATAACGTGGATGTGGTGCAGGAACGGGGCGTCGCCCGGGGTCTTCTCCCGCATCGAGAAGTCGCTGTTCAGGTAAGGGCAGGCGCCGAGGGCGGGGAATTCGAGGCCCGCGGGCGGGGTGTAGGCGTCACGCCAGAGGAGGATGTGTTCCGCAAAGGAGGCGAGCTCCGGGCGGAGGGCGAGGTCGAAGGCGGTGCCGGTGCCGACGATGACGTGGTCCGTGCGGTGTTCCGCGCGGGGGGTGGTGACGATCACCTCGCCGCCCTCCTCCCGGACGGCCGTGACGGGGCTGCCCATGTGCAGGTCGAAGCGCGGATCCTCGGCCACGCGGTTCCAGGATTCCAGGGGCGGCGGCTGGTTGAGGGCGAAGATGTGCTGCATGAAGCGCCAGCGCATGGCGTCCGGCAGGCTGTAGAGCTGGCCGAGGAAGCCGGGCTGTTCCATCCAGCGGAAGGGGTTCACGCGCGGCATCCGCTGGCGGCGGACGAGCATGGTGGCGCGGGCGGCGCCGGCCTCGAGCGCGGTGGCGAGGTTGTCGAAGGCTGAGGCGCCGGCGCCGACGACGAGGATGCGGCGGCCGCGCAGGGCCTCGAAGTCCACGTGGCCGGAGGTGTGGGAGACGCGGTGCGCCGGCAGGGTGTCGAAGGGCGCGGGGATGGACCAGCCGCCCATGCCGTCCATGCCGGTGGCCAGGACGAGCTTGCGGGCACGGACCGTCGTCTCGCCTTCGGGGGTGGAGAGGTGGAGTTCCAGCGGGTCCTGCGCGGCGGTGGGGGCGATGCGGAGGAGGCGGTGGCCGTGGCTGACGGGGAGGTCCAGGGTCCGCTCCAGCCAGTCCAGGTAGCGCTGCCAGTCCTCGCGGCCGATCTTGTGCAGGCTCTCCCACGCCGCCTCGCCGTCCCGCGCGGTGAAGAAGGCGCGGGGCGTGAGGGCGGGGATGCCGAGGTCGGGGCCGGTGACGTGCTTCGGGGTGCGGAGGGTCCGCATGCGGGCGAAGGTGGTCCAGACACCGGTGCCGCCTCGCGGGGCGGCGTCGAAGATGCGGACGCGCTGCACGCGCTCGCGGAGGAGGCCGTGGGCGGTGGCGAGGCCGGTCTGGCCGGCGCCGATGATCGCGACGTCCAGCACCCCATCGCCGCGGGAGGGGACCCAGGGGTGGCGGGGGTAGTCCAGGAGCTGGAGTTGGCGGCGGGCCTCGGCGGCGAGGGCGGTGAGGCGCTCCTGTGCCGAGGCGGACTGGGGTTCGGCGGCCGCTTGGGCGGCGTCCGGGGCGGTCTGGGCTGGGCTGGCGTCCGGCATGGCGGTTCCCGGGGGGTGGTCCTGGATCATGGGGCGGGTTGGCGGGGCCCGGTGTGCGGCCACGCCGATCCGCCCGGCGCTTCCGGTGGGCGTAGCACGCGGCGTGCCGTGTTGTGGCATGGCGGGTGCCGGGGCGGGTGCTGGAAGGCCTCGCGCGGAAAGGAGGGGGCGGCGGGTTGATCTCCCCCTCCCCCGCACCGCAAATGCGGGGGCGTCCCCGAACCGAGCCAGGCAAGGATCCCCATGAGCGCCAGCACCGCCCCCAACCTGATCGCGGCCGTGAGCGAGGCCCGGCAATGGGACCGGCTGATGGAGCTGGCGAAGCTCGGCGCCATCACCGGCACGGACGGGTCGCCGGGGGTGAACCGGGCCTGCCTGACGCCGCTGGACCGGGAGGCGCGGCGGCTGGTGATCTCCTGGGCGGAGGCGCTGGGGCTGGCCGTGACCGTGGACGAGATCGGCAACCTGTTCCTGCGACATGAGGGGACGGATGCCTCCGCGGCGCCGGTGCTGACGGGCAGCCACATGGACACGCAGCCGAATGGCGGGCGTTTCGACGGGATCTGGGGCGTGATCGCGGGGCTGGAGGCGGTGCAGGCCATCCGGGAGGCGGGGGTTCAGACCGTGCGGCCGATCGAGGTGGTGGCCTGGACGAACGAGGAGGGCGGGCGCTTCGCGCCGGGCTGCATGGGCAGCATGGCCTACGCGCACTTCAAGCCCGCCAACTCCTGGGACGAGGTGGCGGACCAGGAGGGGGTGACCTTCCGCCAGGCGCTGGACGAGCACCGCAAGGCGGAGGCGGAGCTGACGCTGCGGCCGCTGGGGGGCAAGCCCTTCGCCTATCTGGAGACACATATCGAGCAGGGGCCGCGGCTGGAGGCCGAGGGGAAGGACATCGGGGTTGTCACCGGCATCCAGGGCAGCCGCTGGTTCATCGTGGAGGTGCGGGGCGAGACGGCGCATGCGGGGACCTCGCCGGTCTCCACGCGGCGGGATGCGGTGCAGGACATGGTGCGGGCGATCAACGCGCTGAACGCGCTGATGACGGACCCGACGGACGTGCTGCGCTTCACCGTGGGGCAGATCGAGGTGATGCCGAACACCTCCAACACCGTGGCGGACGTGGCGCGGTTCACGATCGACTTCCGGCACCCGGACAAGGAGCTGCTGATCGCCAATGGAGACGCGATCGAGCCGACGATCCGCAGCGCGGTGAAGGGCTGCGAGGTGACGGTGACGGAGCGGTTCCACGCGCTGCCCGTGGAGTTCGACCCGCTGGTGACGGACGCGGTTCAGCGGGCGGCGGATTCGCAGGGGCTCTCCTCCATCGCGCTGCCGAGCGGGGCCTTCCACGACGCGCAGTTCATGGTGCCGCTCTGCCCGGCGGGGATGATCTTCGTGCCCTGCCGCAAGGGGGTGAGCCACAATCCGGCGGAGTACTCCGAGCCGGGGCAGCTGGCGGCGGGGGCGCGGGTGCTGGCGGCGGCGCTGGTGGAACTGGCGAACCGGTAAGCGGCGGCGCGCTGGGAGGGGGAGCGGCCTCCCTGGCGGGGCGCAGCGGCCTGCTGGCGCGCCGCCCTGAGCAGCGGCGGGGATCCAGGGGCGCCCGATGCCTGAGGCGCATCCTGCGGCCACTGCGGCCGTTGGGACGGGATCGCTGGATGAGAGGATCCCGCCCATGACGCGCATCGCATCGCTTGCGCTGGCCTCGGCGCTGCTGGCCCTGGCGGCCTGCGGGTCGGTGGTGGCGGACCGGACGAACGAGAACACGAACCCGATGCGGCGGGATCCGGCCACGAGCCGGCTGCTGAACGAGACGCCGACGGTGATCGACAGCAACCGGGGCGCGCCGCTCTGAGCAGTGGGCGTGCCCGCTGCCGGGGTGCGGCCGCCCCTGTCATGAGGTGTTCACCGCGGGCCGGAGGGTGCTGGGGTAGTTAGCCGGCCAGGGATTTGGGCGGGGTCTTCTCCATGGACGGCATTCTGGAGCGGCACGGGATCCTGGCGGAGGAGCTGGAGGCGATGCCCGATCCGGCGGCGCTGCACGCCGCGGTGGAGGAGCTGATCGCGGCCGTTTCCGGGGAGGCGGCGGCGATCCGGGCGGGGTGGACGACGGGGCCGCGGGAGGGCTTCGCGGCGGAGAACCTCTCGCTCTACCTCGCGCTGCGGCGGCGGGACCTGCGGCCCTTGCAGCGGGCGCTGATGGTGCTGGGGCTCTCCTCGCTCGGGCGGCTGGAAGGGCGGGTGCTGGTGGCGCTGCGGGCGGTGCGGGCGAGCTTGGCGGCTCTGGCCGGGTTGCCGGCGGAGGGGCGGCCGGGGCCGGCGGCGTTCTTCGCCGGGGAGCGGGCGCTGGCGGAGAACACGGCCGAGGTGCTGGGGCCGAAGACGGAGCACCGGCCGGTGGGGCTGCTGGTGACCTGCCCGAAGGAGGCGGCGGAGGGGCCGGAGTTCATGCTCGCCCTCGCGCGGCGCGGGGTGGAGGCGGTGCGGATCAACTGCGCGCACGACGACGCCGAGACCTGGGCGCGGATGATCGCGCATCTGCGCGGGGCGGAGCGGGCGACGGGGCACCGGATGCGCGTGCTGATGGACCTGGCAGGGCCGAAGATCCGCACGGGGAAGCTGCGGCTGCCGCACGGGAAGCGCGTGCAGGAGGGCGACCGGCTGGCCATCGTGCCGCCGGGGGAGCTGAAGGAGCCGGCGAAGGACGAGGCCGAGTTCATGGCCGAGTGCACCCTGGCCGAGGTGCTGGACATGGTGCGGCCGGGCGAGCGGGTCTTCGTGGATGACGGCAAGATCGGCGCGGTGGTGGAGCGGCGGGAGCCCTGGGGGCTGCTGGCGCGGGTGACGCAGGTGCCGGGGGACGGGGCGAAGCTGAAGGAGGAGAAGGGGCTGAACTTCCCCGACACCGCCCTGGCCTGCGCGGCGCTGAGCGACAAGGACCGCGAGGACCTGGACTTCGTGGCGCGGCACGCCGACGGGATCGAGTATTCCTTCGTGCAGTCCGCGGCCGACGTGGCGGCGCTGCAGGAGGAGCTGGCGCTGCGGCGGCCGGAGGACTGGCGGCGCCTCTCCCTGGTGCTGAAGATCGAGACGGAGCGGGCGGTGCGGGCGCTGCCGGAGATCCTGGCCCGGGCGGCGGCGGAGCAGCCGACGGCGGTGATGATCGCCCGCGGGGACCTTGCGGTGGAGATCGGCTTCGCGCGCACCGCGGAGATGCAGGAGGAGATCCTGTGGCTGGGCGAGGCGGCCCATGTGCCGGTGATCTGGGCGACGCAGGTGCTGGAGCGGCTGATCAAGGACGGGGTGCCGGCGCGGGGCGAGATGACGGACGCGGCCATGGCGGCGCGGGCCGAGTGCATCATGCTGAACAAGGGGCCGCACCTGGCGGCGGCAATCGACGAGCTGGACGTGCTGCTGCGGCGGATGGGCGAGCACCAGCGGAAGAAGACGCCGCAGCTGCGCCGGCTGAGCAGCTGGTAGGCATGAAAAAGCCGGCGGCCCCGAGGGGGCGCCGGCCTTTCGGCGGGGATGGTGGGCGGCGGCCTATTTCGGCGCCAGCACCATGATCATCTGGCGGTTCTCCAGCCGGGGCATGGATTCGACCTTCACGGCCTCCGCCATCTCGTTGCGGATGCGCTCCAGCACCCGGGCGCCGAGGTCCTGGTGGGCCATCTCGCGGCCGCGGAAGCGGAGGGTGACCTTCACCTTGTCGCCTTCCTCGATGAAGCTCTTCATCTGCTTCATCTTCACCTCGTAGTCGTGGTCGTCGATATTCGGACGGACCTTGATCTCCTTGATCTCAACGACCTTCTGGCGCTTGCGGGCCTCGTTGGCCTTCTTCTGCTGCTCGTACTTGAACTTGCCGAAATCGGTGATCTTGCAGACGGGCGGCTCGGCGTTCGGGCTGATCTCCAGCAGGTCCATGCCGACGTCGTAGGCGCGGAGCAGCGCGTCGCGCGCGCTCATCACGCCGAGCATCTCACCGTCCTGGTCGATCAGGCGGACCTGGGGCGCGCGAATCTCCTCGTTCACCCGCGGTCCGTCGCGGGTCGGGAGGCTGTTGGGCATTGGGCCTCGGGCCAGGGGTAGTCTCCTGTAGTGGTGATACGGGGGTGTTATGGTGCGCGGCGGTCGCGTCTGCAACCGCCGCGTGGCGAGGTCAAGCCGGTTTTTACGGGAATGCGGCCGGCCCGCGAAATTTCCGGGTGATCTTTACGCTTCCGTTGTCCCCGCGGGGATGCCGCGCCGATCCGGGGGGGCGGACTCGGCCACGAGGCGGGCGATGGCGTCGGCCAGGGGGAGCGTGTCCTGCTCCCGGCCCGGCAGGCGGCGGAGGACGAGGTTGCGCTCCTCCGCCTCCCGCCGGCCGACGACGGCGAGGATCGGGACGCGGGCGTCGATGTGCTCGGCGACCTTGCGGTTGATCTTCTCGTTCCGGATGTCGGTGCTGGCGGCGATGCCGGCGGCGCGCAGGGCCTCGGCCACCTCCTCGGCGTAGGGGGCGGCGTCGTCCACGATGCTGGCGACGACCACCTGGACCGGGGCGAGCCAGAGGGGGAAGCGGCCGGCGTGCTCCTCGATGAGGATGCCGAGGAAGCGCTCGAAGCTGCCGAGGATGGCGCGGTGCAGCATGACCGGGCGGTGCTTGGCGCCGTCCTCGCCGACGTACTCGGCGTCCAGGCGCTCCGGCAGGACGAAATCGACCTGGAGGGTGCCGCACTGCCAGTCGCGGCCGATGGCATCGCGGAGGACGAATTCGAGCTTGGGGCCATAGAAGGCGCCCTCCCCCGGGTTCAGCTCGTACTCCACGCCGGCGGTGGCGCAGGCCTCGCGCAGGGCGCCCTCGGCGCGGTCCCAGGTGGCATCGTCGCCGGCGCGCTTCTCCGGGCGGTCGGAGAACTTCACGCGGAAGCTCTCGAAGCCGAAGTCGCGGTAGATGGAGGAGAGGAGGGCGACGAAGCGGACCGTCTCCGAGGCGATCTGGTCCTCGGTGCAGAAAATGTGCGCGTCGTCCTGCGTGAAGGCGCGGACGCGCATGATGCCGTGCAGGGCGCCGCTGGGCTCGTAGCGGTGGCAGGCGCCGAACTCCGCCATGCGGAGGGGGAGCTGGCGGTAGCTGCGGATGCCCTGGTTGAAGATCTGCACGTGGCAGGGGCAGTTCATCGGCTTGAGGGCGAGGACGCGGTCCTTCTCGGACTCGTCCTCCACCGTTGCGATGAACATGCTCTCCCGGAACTTCTCCCAGTGGCCGGACTCGATCCAGAGCTTGCGGTCCACGAGCTGGGGCGTGCGGACCTCGTCATAGCCGGAGGCGTCCAGGCGGCGGCGCATGTAGTCCTCCACCGTGCGGTAGAGGCGCCAGCCCTTGGGGTGCCAGAAGATGCTGCCGGTGGCTTCTTCCTGCAGGTGGAAGAGGTCCATCTCCTTGCCGATGCGGCGGTGGTCGCGCTTCTCCGCCTCCTCCAGCATGGTGAGGTGGGCTTCCAGCTCCTTCGCGTCGCGCCAGGCGGTGCCGTAGATGCGCGACAGGACGGGGTTGCGGTGGTCGCCGCGCCAGTAGGCGCCGGCGACCTTTTGCAGCTTGAAGGCGGTGCCGATGTCGCCGGTGCCGCGCATGTGCGGGCCGCGGCAGAGGTCCAGCCACTCGCCCTGGCGGTAGATGCTGATCGTCTCGCTCTCGGGCAGGTCGCGGATCAGCTCGGCCTTGAAGCGCTCGCCGCGCTCCTCGAAGAAGCGGATCGCCTCCTCGCGGGGCCACTCCTCGCGCTGGAAGCTCGCGTTCCGCCCGATGATCTCCCGCATCCTGGCCTCGATGGCCGGGAAGTCCTCGGGCGTGAAGGGCTCGTTGCGGGCGAAGTCGTAGTAGAAGCCGTTCTCGATCGCCGGGCCGATCGTGACCTGGGTGCCGGGGAAGAGTTCCTGCACGGCCTCCGCGAGCACATGGGCGGCGTCGTGGCGGATCATCCCGAGGGCCTCGGGGTCCTTGCGGGTGATGAAGCGCAGGCGCGCGTCGGCCTCAATCGGGACGGAGAGGTCCTTGAGGGCGCCGTTCACCTCCATGGCCAGCGCGGCCTTGGCGAGGCCGGGGCCGATGGACGCGGCCACGGTGGTGCCGGTGACGGGACCGTCGAAGGATCGAACGGAACCGTCGGGCAGCGTGATCGCGGGCATGGGAGCGGGCTGGGCCTTGCAAGGAGAGGGGGGCGCGAGAGGTGGCACCCTCCTGTTCTGGGGTCAAGCGCATGACCTACGAAATACTCCCAAGGAGAAAATATATTTGGGCATACATATGTGCAGCGCCGATACCAAGCCAGCAAATAGCAAGAATAGTGAGGCTTATAGACTTTATACTCGCGTTCGATAAAATAGCTCCCTTCAGCAATCAGATTGAAATTCGGATTGTCACACCGTAAACGCGCCCAACACTTACAACTGAGAGACCATGGTAGGAACTCGCATTCGAAACAAAGGCAAATCCGGCATTCATGCGTGGAGGCAGAAGGAGAATATCTTCTTTAAAAGCCGGTTCCTTTCCGAGAATCCACACACCTCCATTCTCCGGGGACCAGTCTTCAGCAAAACTCAAAACTATACGCAACTCACGATCAGCAGCATCGGTGTGCGCACCAATCCCGCAGCCTACGGAGTACCGATGAGCCTGAATCACAGGCTTCGCAACGGAAGCGATGCCCAAGGAGTAGGCGATTGGCGCGACCGTTCTCTCAAGCGGTCCGCGCTCGAAAAGTTTGCGAACAGAAAGCAGGTCTTTTTCAGACGCAGGAACGTCCAACCTATAAAACTGCCCTACCTCCCTACACCAACTTATATCCTCCAAACAGTCAAAACACCTCCTCGCCGCTCCCTCGGCGAAAAAATCAGACACAAGGATGTGTTTGAACGGCTCGTTCTGTCGAAGAGTATCCAATTATATTTTACCCGCCCAAGCTACATTTCAATCAAGGCACCGAACGCGGATCACTGAAGAAGGACGTTCGAATCGCGGAGGCAGATGATTGCGCTTCGAATTCTACCTCGGACACCCCCCCCAAGTGAACATCCCGCAGAGCCGAAATTGGCACCTGCAAACAAATATCTCTCATCTCAACCATCTTCTTCAAGCGCAAACTTTCCTGAAGAAAGCCTTCCATACCAGTTGACCCAATGCGCAACATCGTTGCATCCTCCAATCATGGATACGGCACAACCTTGTGCTGGAAGTGATTATACGGGACCCAGTGCATGAGAAGCAAGTCTTGGCTGCGAGGTAACCCTTCAACTCTCGCCAAACTATCGGTGATATTTCTCCTACTTGTTGTAGCCGCGATTTCCTGGCATTTCTTGCAGCCGGACAAAAGCATCGTAGTAGGTATTTTTATGGGTGCAGCTTTGCCGATAGCTGTCAACCTTGCGATATCTTTTCTAGAACATGCTTCAGAAGAAAAAGCCATACCCGCTGGCTTCATCGCCGCTGCAGGTAGTGAACTTTCCTCCGCGAGCTACTATCGCGAAAAGCAAGAAATAAATATTACAATAAAAAGCAATGCAGGAGCGGAGGAAATTCACATAGAGATGATGGCCGACATTATCCCGTTTCAGACAGGGGCACGTATTTACCGTCAAGATATCACTTATGTCCCTCCCGGCCTAAAAAAAATGGTATATTCTTACAAAGTTGCCGGCGTCGAACTGTCTGAAGACGGATTTTATCCTATTGAAAGAAAAGTAAGAGATAGGGTTTACATTATTTACCAGATCACAGATATTGAACAAACGAAGTTCGAAGACACGCATTCATGGCCGAGCCCAGTTCTCGACTACACTGTAACATTCAACGGGCCTGAACGCTTCGATTTCAAAATAGGGCGCATTATAGCAGCGGATGAGGTTGAAAGCCTTAGCGAGGAAGCTTCGCGAAGTGCCCAGAACTCCAAAATTTTTCTGGGGAAGCGTTCAGCGTTCATAAACCAAAGTCTGAAGTGGACCTTCAAGCGCCTCTAGGTACTGATACACCAACTTATCTGTTTGCTGATTTTGCGCCGCCAGGCGATCCCCGTCAGCCCAGCGTCGCGGTGGGGCGGACGACGATTTCGTTCACGTCCACGTCCTCCGGCTGCTCAAGGGCGAAGCGGACGGCGCGGGCGATGGCGTCGGGCCGCAGGGCGACGGCGCGGTAGGTTCGCATGTACTCGGCGGCGGCGGGGTCGGTGATGGTGCCGGCCAGCTCGCTCTCCACCACGCCGGGGTGGATGCAGGTGACGCGGATGGAGGGGCTCTCCTGCCGCAGGCCGTCGGAGATGGCGCGGACGGCGAATTTGGTGGCGCAGTAGACGGCGGCGGTGGGGACGACGGAGAGGGCGCCGACGGAGGCGATGTTGACGACGTGACCGGAGCCGCGGGCCGTCATCTCCGGCAGGACGGCGGCGATGCCGTAGAGGACGCCCTTGATGTTCACGTCCACCATGCGCTCCCACTCCTCCACCTTCAGGGCGGCCATGGCGGAGAGGGGCATGAGGCCGGCGTTGTTGACGATGACGTCCACGCGGCCGTGGGCCTTCCGGGCGGCCTCGGCAAAGGCCTCCATGCTGGCGCGGCTGGTGACGTCGAGCGGGTGGGCCAGGGCGGTGCCGCCCCCGCTTGTCTCCCTGGCGGCATTCAGCTCGGCGGCCAGGGCCTCGATGCGGTCCGTGCGGCGGGCGCCGAGGACGACCTTGGCGCCGGCGGCCGCGAGCTCGCGGGCGATGCCGGCGCCGATGCCGCTGGAGGCACCGGTGATGAGGACGACCTTGTTCAGGGGGGCGGGGTTCAGGGGGGCGGGCATGGGGGTTCTCCTTCCCGTGGGGTTCCGGACCGTTCCGGGCCTTTGGCGGGAGGGAGATAGAGGGGCGAATTGGGCGGGATAATCCGCCCGATCCTTCATGGACTGTTCAGCGCCGCTAATGGATGGGGGGGGGTCAGTCCCGGAAGACGACGGTGCGGGCGCCGTTGGGGAGGATCCGGTCCTCCAGCCACCAGTGGAGGGCGCGGGAGAGGACGCGGCGCTCGATGTCGCGGCCCTGGCGGACCAGGTCGTCGGGCGTGTCGTTGTGGGAGATGCGCTCCACGTCCTGCTCGATGATCGGGCCCTCGTCCAGGTCCGCGGTGACGAAGTGGGCGGTGGCGCCGATGAGCTTCACGCCGCGGGCATGGGCCTGGTGGTAGGGGCGCGCGCCCTTGAAGCCCGGCAGGAAGGAGTGGTGGATGTTGATGCAGCGTCCGGCGAGCTTCGCGGCCAGGCCGTCTGACAGGATCTGCATGTAGCGGGCGAGGACCACGAGCTCGGCGCCGGATTCGCGGATGACGCGCCAGACCTCGCCCTCCTGCTCCAGCTTCGTGGCCTTGGAGACGGGGAGGTGGTGGAAGGGCACGTCGGCGAAGTCGAGGTGCTGGTAGGTCTCGCGCGGGTGGTTGGAGACGATGCCGACGAGGTCCATGGGCAGCTCGCCGAGGCGCCAGCGGTAGAGGATGTCGGCCAGGCAGTGGTCGAACCTGGAGACGAGGACGATGACCTTGCGGCGGACGGCGCGGTCGCGAAGGGTCCAGGCCATGCCGAAGCGGGAGCCGACGGCCTCCAGGTCCTGGCGCAGGGCGGGGAGGTCGAGGGCGTCCTCCGGGTGGTCCAGGGTGATACGGGCGAAGAAGCGGCGGCTCTCCGCGTCGTCGTACTGCTGGGCCTCGCGGATGTTGCCGCCCCGCTCGAAGATGGTGGTGGCGACGGCGGCCACGATGCCCGGGCGGTTGGGGCAGGTGAGGGTCAGGACGTATTCGGGCCTGGTCTTGGATTCGATGGGCATGGGCGACTCACGGGCTGTGGCGCCGGCCGGCCGGCGCCACAGCCCCTTGCCACCGCCGGGGGGATCGGGCC
This genomic window from Pararoseomonas sp. SCSIO 73927 contains:
- a CDS encoding pyruvate kinase gives rise to the protein MDGILERHGILAEELEAMPDPAALHAAVEELIAAVSGEAAAIRAGWTTGPREGFAAENLSLYLALRRRDLRPLQRALMVLGLSSLGRLEGRVLVALRAVRASLAALAGLPAEGRPGPAAFFAGERALAENTAEVLGPKTEHRPVGLLVTCPKEAAEGPEFMLALARRGVEAVRINCAHDDAETWARMIAHLRGAERATGHRMRVLMDLAGPKIRTGKLRLPHGKRVQEGDRLAIVPPGELKEPAKDEAEFMAECTLAEVLDMVRPGERVFVDDGKIGAVVERREPWGLLARVTQVPGDGAKLKEEKGLNFPDTALACAALSDKDREDLDFVARHADGIEYSFVQSAADVAALQEELALRRPEDWRRLSLVLKIETERAVRALPEILARAAAEQPTAVMIARGDLAVEIGFARTAEMQEEILWLGEAAHVPVIWATQVLERLIKDGVPARGEMTDAAMAARAECIMLNKGPHLAAAIDELDVLLRRMGEHQRKKTPQLRRLSSW
- a CDS encoding M20 family metallo-hydrolase, giving the protein MSASTAPNLIAAVSEARQWDRLMELAKLGAITGTDGSPGVNRACLTPLDREARRLVISWAEALGLAVTVDEIGNLFLRHEGTDASAAPVLTGSHMDTQPNGGRFDGIWGVIAGLEAVQAIREAGVQTVRPIEVVAWTNEEGGRFAPGCMGSMAYAHFKPANSWDEVADQEGVTFRQALDEHRKAEAELTLRPLGGKPFAYLETHIEQGPRLEAEGKDIGVVTGIQGSRWFIVEVRGETAHAGTSPVSTRRDAVQDMVRAINALNALMTDPTDVLRFTVGQIEVMPNTSNTVADVARFTIDFRHPDKELLIANGDAIEPTIRSAVKGCEVTVTERFHALPVEFDPLVTDAVQRAADSQGLSSIALPSGAFHDAQFMVPLCPAGMIFVPCRKGVSHNPAEYSEPGQLAAGARVLAAALVELANR
- the uraH gene encoding hydroxyisourate hydrolase, translated to MKPSALTTHVLDTAAGIPAEGMAVELWRMDPEPRRLARTATNADGRTDAPLLTPGTFAPGRYELRFEAGPYFAARGDDPGYLGTVVLSVGLREGQGHYHVPLLLSPWSYSTYRGS
- a CDS encoding NAD(P)/FAD-dependent oxidoreductase, with protein sequence MIQDHPPGTAMPDASPAQTAPDAAQAAAEPQSASAQERLTALAAEARRQLQLLDYPRHPWVPSRGDGVLDVAIIGAGQTGLATAHGLLRERVQRVRIFDAAPRGGTGVWTTFARMRTLRTPKHVTGPDLGIPALTPRAFFTARDGEAAWESLHKIGREDWQRYLDWLERTLDLPVSHGHRLLRIAPTAAQDPLELHLSTPEGETTVRARKLVLATGMDGMGGWSIPAPFDTLPAHRVSHTSGHVDFEALRGRRILVVGAGASAFDNLATALEAGAARATMLVRRQRMPRVNPFRWMEQPGFLGQLYSLPDAMRWRFMQHIFALNQPPPLESWNRVAEDPRFDLHMGSPVTAVREEGGEVIVTTPRAEHRTDHVIVGTGTAFDLALRPELASFAEHILLWRDAYTPPAGLEFPALGACPYLNSDFSMREKTPGDAPFLHHIHVINYGSTASMGLSGASISGMKYGTPRLVDGICRRLWQEDADLHLRSLLDYDEPELTGEIPQELPPPSLVAE
- the infC gene encoding translation initiation factor IF-3, which codes for MPNSLPTRDGPRVNEEIRAPQVRLIDQDGEMLGVMSARDALLRAYDVGMDLLEISPNAEPPVCKITDFGKFKYEQQKKANEARKRQKVVEIKEIKVRPNIDDHDYEVKMKQMKSFIEEGDKVKVTLRFRGREMAHQDLGARVLERIRNEMAEAVKVESMPRLENRQMIMVLAPK
- a CDS encoding SOS response-associated peptidase, with product MQRSGEMCGRYFLQRDPAKLETYFEVPETSARPNFAPNWNMAPTQDGVVLRRNPETGQRQMDLLRWGLVPRWAKDAKDGARLINARAEGVAEKPSFRDALAKRRCLVPADGFYEWLSPKEAGAKGTRDPKQPFAVALASGEPMALAGIWEGWKDPEGHWLRTYSIITTEANPKQAPLHHRMPVILPREAWPAWLGEREAPPEELLGMLRPCPPEWLACWPVDRRANKVSENDAGLIVRDPSLPAPPGLDDPSPYAA
- a CDS encoding CsbD family protein gives rise to the protein MAIDKDRVEGSLKQAGGAIKENVGAAVGDKKMETEGAAQRAEGKVQNAAGGVKDAVRDAANKA